A portion of the Microlunatus phosphovorus NM-1 genome contains these proteins:
- a CDS encoding winged helix-turn-helix transcriptional regulator, whose product MAARDYGQYCGVTRALELVGERWAMLIVRDLLVGPRRYGELAAGLPRIPSNILAARLKELQEAGVIRRAPRSRVIVYELTAYGRELEPVVLALGAWGFKAMSDPREDQVITPDSMTMTLRTAFRPQVAATLPATAYAARLSATELLIHVDGPTLAVTRDHVPVDLAFAAGPGIRRLISGELSADRAIATGAIEVLSGREDLLDRFATTFHLAA is encoded by the coding sequence ATGGCGGCGCGCGACTACGGGCAGTACTGCGGCGTCACCCGGGCGTTGGAGCTGGTCGGTGAACGCTGGGCCATGCTCATCGTCCGCGACCTGCTCGTCGGGCCGCGTCGTTACGGAGAGCTCGCCGCCGGATTGCCCCGCATCCCGAGCAACATCTTGGCCGCACGGCTCAAGGAGTTGCAGGAGGCCGGTGTGATTCGCCGGGCACCCCGCTCACGGGTCATCGTCTACGAGTTGACCGCCTATGGACGTGAGCTCGAGCCCGTCGTGCTCGCGCTCGGTGCCTGGGGCTTCAAGGCGATGAGCGATCCGCGGGAGGATCAGGTCATCACGCCCGACTCGATGACGATGACGCTCCGTACTGCCTTCCGTCCTCAGGTGGCCGCGACCCTTCCGGCGACGGCGTACGCAGCACGCCTCAGTGCCACCGAGCTGCTCATCCACGTGGACGGCCCCACTCTCGCGGTGACCCGGGATCACGTGCCGGTCGACCTCGCCTTCGCCGCAGGTCCGGGTATCCGCCGACTCATCTCCGGCGAGCTCAGTGCGGATCGGGCGATCGCCACCGGCGCGATCGAGGTGCTGAGCGGGCGCGAAGACCTCCTCGATCGTTTCGCCACCACGTTCCATCTGGCCGCTTGA
- a CDS encoding DoxX family protein: MDIAVWIVTGIVVLILGGAGASKLARSKEKILENPNMGWANDFSQPAIKLIGVAEVAGSLGLVLSWALSILPVLTPIAGYALAALMIGAASVHARRREYAGLPFVLLLVAAPLFVAIARTIALA; this comes from the coding sequence GTGGATATCGCGGTATGGATCGTCACCGGAATCGTCGTCCTCATTCTCGGCGGAGCCGGCGCAAGCAAGCTCGCCCGATCGAAGGAGAAGATCCTGGAGAACCCCAATATGGGATGGGCGAATGACTTCAGCCAGCCGGCGATCAAGCTGATCGGAGTCGCTGAGGTCGCCGGTTCCCTCGGGCTGGTGCTGTCGTGGGCGCTGAGCATCCTGCCGGTGCTCACCCCCATCGCCGGGTACGCCCTGGCGGCACTGATGATCGGGGCTGCCAGCGTCCACGCCCGGCGTCGTGAGTACGCCGGACTGCCCTTCGTGTTGCTGCTGGTCGCTGCCCCGCTGTTCGTCGCGATCGCCCGCACGATCGCACTCGCCTAG
- a CDS encoding VOC family protein, translating to MTMLFVSLPVTDLERAKAFYTAIGFTINPLFTDHNAACVVVEEDHSAIMILTREFFQTFTDLPLGDPAVSPTGSTSVFVDSRGAVDAAAAAGLAAGGSEPRPASDFGFMYQRGITDPDGNNIEFGWMDPAAAEQGPEAFAAEQV from the coding sequence ATGACCATGCTGTTCGTCAGCCTGCCGGTGACCGATCTGGAGCGCGCGAAGGCGTTCTACACGGCGATCGGATTCACCATCAACCCGCTCTTCACCGATCACAACGCGGCCTGTGTCGTCGTCGAGGAGGACCACAGCGCGATCATGATCTTGACCCGCGAGTTCTTCCAGACCTTCACCGATCTGCCGCTCGGCGATCCGGCGGTCTCCCCGACCGGGTCGACCTCGGTCTTCGTCGACAGCCGCGGGGCGGTTGACGCGGCGGCGGCAGCCGGCCTGGCAGCGGGCGGCTCGGAGCCGCGGCCCGCCTCGGACTTCGGCTTCATGTATCAGCGTGGGATCACCGATCCCGACGGCAACAACATCGAGTTCGGATGGATGGACCCGGCCGCCGCCGAGCAGGGCCCGGAGGCGTTCGCCGCTGAGCAGGTCTGA
- a CDS encoding NUDIX hydrolase, protein MLVVGVDLSGAELYRAPLPHGADPAPLSYDLGFIAEQPLDARRGPDGELTLWFLARPVSGERRPPERPPGRDPSLMVVAPEQTTTRQRVAAYAVVLSDRGLLATQYSDRTAVEGRWGMPGGGIDVGEEPADTVVREVHEETAQTVELGDLVAVQTSHWVGRNPEGQVEDFHAVRLIYRGTCPEPGDPVVLDVGGTTADARWIPLAERRSITWTANWRDALDQLLP, encoded by the coding sequence ATGCTCGTGGTTGGGGTGGACCTGTCAGGCGCCGAGCTGTATAGGGCGCCACTTCCCCATGGCGCCGATCCGGCACCACTGAGCTACGACCTGGGATTCATCGCTGAACAGCCGTTGGATGCCCGCCGCGGCCCGGACGGCGAGCTGACGTTGTGGTTCCTCGCTCGGCCGGTGAGCGGCGAGCGACGCCCGCCCGAGCGACCACCCGGCCGGGACCCGAGCCTGATGGTCGTCGCGCCCGAGCAGACGACCACCCGGCAGCGGGTCGCGGCGTACGCGGTGGTGCTGTCCGATCGTGGCCTGCTGGCCACCCAGTACTCCGACAGGACCGCGGTCGAGGGCCGCTGGGGCATGCCCGGTGGCGGCATCGACGTCGGCGAGGAGCCTGCGGACACGGTGGTACGCGAGGTGCACGAGGAGACCGCGCAGACCGTCGAGCTCGGCGATCTGGTGGCGGTGCAGACCTCGCACTGGGTCGGCCGGAACCCCGAGGGCCAGGTCGAGGACTTCCATGCCGTCCGGCTGATCTATCGCGGGACCTGTCCGGAGCCGGGCGACCCGGTGGTGCTCGATGTCGGCGGCACCACCGCCGACGCGCGCTGGATCCCGCTCGCCGAGCGGCGCTCGATCACTTGGACTGCCAACTGGCGCGACGCCCTGGACCAGCTCCTGCCCTAG
- a CDS encoding TetR/AcrR family transcriptional regulator, whose protein sequence is MVAERADAARNRAVLIETARAMLADVGVDKITMDALAERSGLGKGTVFRRFGTRSGIFMALLGDGERAFQKRVLSGPPPLGPGAEPLDRLIAFGRARLRFLAENREIARAAFDGRTPVPFGPPTTMTQQHIRTLLEQAGIDAADLDILAMQFNAALDVPLLLYMPLDDSEHSAETFEDRLARGWEDLVARLSR, encoded by the coding sequence GTGGTTGCCGAGCGTGCTGACGCTGCCCGGAACCGGGCGGTGCTGATCGAAACCGCGCGGGCGATGTTGGCCGACGTGGGGGTCGACAAGATCACGATGGACGCGCTTGCGGAGCGGTCCGGTCTCGGGAAGGGCACCGTGTTCCGGCGGTTCGGGACGCGATCGGGCATCTTCATGGCGCTGCTGGGCGATGGCGAGCGAGCCTTCCAGAAGCGCGTGCTCTCCGGCCCGCCGCCACTCGGCCCCGGCGCCGAGCCGCTGGACCGACTCATCGCCTTCGGGCGCGCGCGCCTACGGTTCCTCGCGGAGAACCGTGAGATCGCCCGTGCCGCGTTCGATGGGCGCACACCGGTTCCCTTCGGCCCGCCGACCACGATGACGCAACAGCACATCCGGACACTGCTGGAACAGGCGGGGATCGACGCGGCAGATCTCGACATCCTCGCGATGCAGTTCAACGCCGCACTGGACGTGCCGCTGCTCCTCTACATGCCGTTGGATGACAGCGAGCATTCGGCGGAGACGTTCGAGGACCGACTTGCCCGCGGCTGGGAAGACCTCGTCGCCCGGCTGTCTCGTTGA
- a CDS encoding SRPBCC domain-containing protein, whose translation MGRTDRASLLIHVDRTDVFAALTTREALLSWLPPQGMHGRFERFDLRQGGSYRLVLTYDDPSDAPGKTSADSDVSEARISRLVPGEQLVQQIDFESDDPAFQGTMQLEWNLRSVEEGTEVEIVARQVPDGIRARDHAQGITSSLANLAGYLEP comes from the coding sequence ATGGGCAGAACCGATCGGGCCAGCCTCCTGATCCACGTCGACCGGACCGACGTGTTCGCGGCCCTGACGACCCGGGAGGCGCTGCTCAGCTGGTTGCCTCCGCAGGGGATGCATGGCCGGTTCGAGCGGTTCGACCTGCGCCAGGGTGGCTCCTACCGTCTCGTGCTGACGTACGACGATCCCTCCGACGCGCCCGGCAAGACCTCGGCTGATTCGGACGTCTCCGAAGCCCGCATCTCCCGACTCGTCCCGGGTGAACAGCTCGTCCAGCAGATCGACTTCGAGTCCGACGACCCGGCGTTCCAGGGAACGATGCAGCTGGAGTGGAATCTGCGCAGCGTCGAGGAGGGTACCGAGGTCGAGATCGTGGCGCGCCAGGTTCCCGACGGGATCCGTGCCCGGGACCACGCCCAGGGGATCACTTCGTCGTTGGCGAACCTGGCCGGCTACCTCGAGCCCTGA
- a CDS encoding cystathionine beta-synthase: MEYVTSLIDLVGNTPLLQLTRVSGDAKPLVLAKVEYLNPGGSVKDRIAVKMIEAAEREGKLKPGGTIVEPTSGNTGVGLAIVAQAKGYHCVFVCPDKVSEDKRNVLAAYGARVVVCPTAVEPDHPDSYYSVSDRLVREIEGAWKPDQYSNPNNPASHYESTGPEIWRQTEGKITHFVAGIGTGGTISGTGRYLKDVSDGKVQVIGADPAGSVYSGGDGRPYLVEGVGEDFWPANYDRDVCDRVIEVSDADSFAMTRRLAREEALLVGGSSGMAVVAALRLAEELDDPEAVVVVLLPDSGRGYLTKVFSDEWLTRYGFGVSGTEGRTAGEVLREKSGQLPSLVHTHPGETIAEAVGILREYGVSQMPVVRAEPPVMAAEVVGSVSERGLLGVLFNRSARPADAVESAMEAPLPVLGASEPVSKAVELLVDADALLVLDDGKPIGVLTRQDLLADIG; this comes from the coding sequence GTGGAGTACGTGACGTCGTTGATCGATCTGGTCGGCAACACCCCGTTGCTGCAGCTCACTCGGGTGAGCGGGGATGCCAAGCCGCTGGTGCTGGCGAAGGTGGAGTACCTCAACCCTGGTGGCTCGGTGAAGGACCGGATCGCGGTCAAGATGATCGAGGCGGCCGAGCGGGAGGGCAAGCTCAAGCCCGGCGGCACCATCGTCGAGCCGACCAGCGGCAACACCGGTGTGGGGCTCGCGATCGTGGCCCAGGCCAAGGGCTACCACTGCGTCTTCGTCTGCCCCGACAAGGTGAGCGAGGACAAGCGGAACGTGCTGGCGGCGTACGGGGCTCGAGTGGTGGTCTGCCCGACCGCGGTCGAGCCCGATCACCCGGACTCCTACTACTCGGTCTCAGACCGGCTGGTACGCGAGATCGAGGGCGCGTGGAAGCCCGACCAGTACTCCAACCCGAACAATCCGGCCAGCCACTACGAGTCCACCGGACCGGAGATCTGGCGGCAGACCGAGGGCAAGATCACCCACTTCGTCGCCGGCATCGGCACCGGCGGCACGATCAGCGGCACTGGTCGCTATCTCAAAGACGTCTCCGACGGCAAAGTCCAGGTGATCGGCGCCGATCCGGCGGGTTCGGTCTACTCCGGCGGTGACGGGCGGCCGTACCTGGTCGAAGGTGTGGGAGAGGACTTCTGGCCGGCCAACTACGATCGCGACGTCTGCGATCGGGTCATCGAGGTCTCCGACGCCGACTCCTTCGCGATGACCCGGCGACTGGCTCGCGAGGAAGCGCTGCTGGTCGGCGGCTCCTCAGGCATGGCCGTGGTCGCCGCGCTGCGGCTGGCCGAGGAGTTGGACGATCCCGAGGCCGTGGTCGTGGTGCTGCTCCCCGACTCCGGCCGTGGCTACCTGACCAAGGTGTTCAGCGATGAGTGGCTGACCCGCTACGGCTTCGGTGTCTCGGGCACCGAGGGCCGGACCGCGGGCGAAGTGTTGCGGGAGAAGTCCGGTCAGCTGCCGTCCCTGGTGCACACCCACCCCGGCGAGACGATCGCCGAGGCCGTGGGGATCTTGCGCGAGTACGGCGTCTCGCAGATGCCGGTGGTCCGGGCCGAGCCACCGGTGATGGCCGCCGAGGTGGTCGGCTCGGTCAGCGAACGCGGACTGCTCGGGGTGCTGTTCAACCGCTCAGCTCGGCCGGCCGACGCCGTGGAGTCGGCCATGGAGGCGCCGCTGCCGGTGCTCGGCGCCAGCGAGCCGGTGAGCAAGGCCGTGGAACTGCTGGTCGACGCTGATGCGCTGCTGGTGTTGGACGACGGCAAGCCCATCGGCGTGTTGACCAGGCAGGACCTGCTCGCCGACATCGGCTAA
- a CDS encoding CE1758 family FMN-dependent luciferase-like monooxygenase encodes MSIGDLTRDPVSGVLVSEHERIHALTRIAVHAEEAGFDVFAMGEHHNPPYISSADSTLLAYIAARTSRITLSTGTTLITTNDPVKIAEDFATLQHLADGRVDLMLGRGNTPVVYPWFGYDYADSLGLTFEHYELLRRLWREENLDWSGRYRTPLQQFTSVPRPLDGVPPFVWHGSISSPEIAEQAARYADGFFINNNFAPMEHYARSVTLYRERFAAHGHGRPEDGIVGAGGGIWVRPNSQDALHEYRPYFNAHPIHARSGHSLEHEIATTGLTVGSPAQVVEKVLTFPAHFGPLRRVLFGFDYGGIPEAKIHQVIDLVGSEVLPVLRQEIAGAA; translated from the coding sequence TTGAGCATCGGGGACCTCACCCGCGACCCGGTGAGCGGCGTGCTCGTCTCCGAGCACGAGCGCATCCATGCGCTCACCCGCATCGCCGTGCATGCCGAAGAGGCCGGGTTCGACGTGTTCGCGATGGGTGAGCATCACAATCCGCCCTACATCTCCAGCGCGGACTCGACACTGCTGGCCTACATCGCGGCGCGCACGAGCCGCATCACCCTGTCGACCGGCACAACCCTCATCACCACCAACGACCCGGTGAAGATCGCCGAGGACTTCGCGACGCTGCAGCACCTCGCCGACGGCCGCGTCGATCTGATGCTCGGTCGCGGCAACACCCCCGTGGTGTACCCCTGGTTCGGCTACGACTACGCCGACAGCCTCGGACTCACCTTCGAGCATTACGAGCTGCTGCGCCGACTGTGGCGCGAGGAGAACCTCGACTGGTCGGGCCGCTACCGCACCCCGCTGCAGCAGTTCACCTCGGTGCCGCGCCCCCTCGACGGCGTTCCCCCGTTCGTGTGGCACGGCTCCATCAGCAGCCCCGAGATCGCCGAGCAAGCCGCCCGATACGCCGACGGCTTCTTCATCAACAACAACTTCGCGCCGATGGAGCACTACGCCCGCTCCGTCACTCTCTACCGTGAACGGTTCGCCGCCCACGGCCACGGCCGCCCCGAGGACGGCATCGTCGGCGCCGGAGGCGGCATCTGGGTACGCCCCAACTCCCAAGACGCCCTCCACGAGTACCGCCCGTACTTCAACGCGCACCCCATCCACGCCCGATCAGGCCACTCCCTTGAACACGAGATCGCCACCACCGGCCTCACCGTCGGCAGCCCGGCCCAGGTCGTCGAGAAGGTGCTGACCTTCCCGGCCCACTTCGGACCGCTGCGCCGGGTGCTGTTCGGCTTCGATTACGGCGGCATCCCCGAAGCCAAGATCCACCAGGTCATCGACCTCGTCGGCAGCGAGGTGCTGCCCGTGCTGCGGCAGGAGATCGCCGGAGCCGCGTAA
- a CDS encoding carbohydrate kinase family protein — MAEHATATVPTKIAVLGPIPRDHITTYRGQVLNKYGCALYTAIALSALVGDQGTVVPIVNVSEQDEGPILEILSKYPNLDLTGIRAVGDRGDVVRLKFVDQNNRLERQTGFMAPITPADVEFALDADAFVCVPITDYEVSQSTLEYIRANSDGVILLDGHGPTTAINHGGKRERRLWIDIQEWLPSLDILKMNLEEAGCSWLPGPGDDREPGDPIPVSDLTDFARGVLSGGLKALCVTLDEEGCVAFTLDHDGELIETVVPRLPIDRVIDTTGCGDSFAAGMAFGYLLDGDIVTACRYGNAIGAQRASATKLDGYSDRETTAAQIQAAFGA; from the coding sequence ATGGCTGAACACGCCACAGCAACCGTCCCGACGAAGATCGCCGTGCTCGGACCTATCCCCCGAGACCACATCACCACCTACCGTGGTCAGGTCCTCAACAAGTACGGCTGCGCGCTGTACACCGCGATCGCCTTGTCAGCGCTCGTCGGCGACCAGGGCACCGTCGTGCCGATCGTCAACGTCTCCGAGCAGGACGAGGGCCCGATCCTCGAGATCCTCTCGAAGTATCCCAACCTCGACCTCACCGGCATCCGCGCCGTCGGGGATCGCGGAGACGTCGTCCGGCTCAAGTTCGTCGACCAGAACAACCGACTGGAGCGCCAGACGGGCTTCATGGCACCGATCACGCCTGCCGATGTGGAGTTCGCGCTCGATGCCGACGCGTTCGTCTGCGTGCCGATCACCGACTACGAGGTGAGCCAATCCACCCTCGAGTACATCCGTGCGAACAGTGACGGCGTCATCCTGCTGGATGGCCACGGGCCGACCACGGCGATCAACCACGGCGGCAAACGGGAGCGACGGCTGTGGATCGACATCCAAGAGTGGCTGCCCAGTCTCGACATCCTCAAGATGAACCTGGAGGAGGCCGGCTGCAGCTGGCTCCCCGGGCCGGGCGACGACCGTGAGCCCGGCGATCCGATCCCGGTGTCCGATCTCACCGACTTCGCTCGCGGGGTGCTGTCCGGAGGTCTCAAGGCGCTGTGCGTGACCCTCGACGAAGAGGGCTGCGTCGCCTTCACCCTCGACCACGACGGAGAGCTCATCGAGACGGTGGTGCCCAGGTTGCCCATCGATCGGGTGATCGACACGACGGGCTGCGGCGACTCCTTTGCCGCCGGGATGGCGTTCGGCTATCTCCTCGACGGCGACATCGTGACGGCCTGCCGCTACGGCAATGCGATCGGGGCGCAGCGGGCCAGCGCAACCAAGCTGGACGGCTACAGCGACCGGGAGACCACGGCAGCGCAGATCCAGGCGGCGTTCGGCGCATGA
- a CDS encoding threonine ammonia-lyase, giving the protein MTSGHRPPGCPPRRSQECALTNATTRLHLDRVQAARQVINPAFLDTPLYVCESLAPVLGCEVSVKLETANPVRSFKGRGTEVVATQMADAGERSVVCASAGNLGQALAWSGRQRGLDVTVVASRFAPAIKLDRIRALGARLELVDGDHESARDWAVEIARTEGIRLLEDSLDIETCEGAATIGLELAAASSSYDSILIALGGGALATGVGYAMKSLSPETEVVCVQPHGAPALTRSWQQQRVVTTSSTSTIADGVAGRYPIAEVLADLLVVADDAVLVREESIVTGMRLLMEHAGLVVEPAAALGIAAILEAPERFAGQHVVTIVCGSNVDPAAYRGWIDPARP; this is encoded by the coding sequence GTGACGTCAGGGCATCGACCGCCTGGGTGCCCGCCGAGACGAAGCCAGGAGTGCGCCCTGACCAACGCGACGACCAGGCTCCACCTCGATCGTGTTCAGGCTGCGCGGCAGGTTATCAACCCGGCATTTCTCGACACACCGTTGTATGTGTGTGAGAGCCTCGCGCCAGTGCTCGGATGCGAGGTAAGCGTGAAGCTCGAAACAGCGAACCCCGTTCGTAGCTTCAAGGGCAGGGGCACCGAGGTCGTCGCGACTCAGATGGCCGATGCAGGAGAACGCTCCGTCGTCTGCGCCAGCGCAGGAAACCTTGGTCAGGCCCTGGCATGGTCGGGTCGCCAGCGCGGTCTCGACGTCACCGTCGTGGCCTCACGCTTCGCGCCGGCGATCAAGCTCGACCGCATTCGCGCACTGGGAGCGAGGCTGGAGTTGGTGGACGGCGACCACGAGTCGGCGCGCGACTGGGCTGTTGAGATCGCCCGAACAGAGGGTATCCGCCTGCTTGAGGACAGCCTCGACATCGAGACCTGTGAGGGCGCCGCGACCATCGGCCTGGAACTCGCGGCCGCCAGTTCGTCGTACGACTCCATTCTGATAGCTCTCGGCGGGGGCGCTCTCGCGACCGGCGTCGGCTATGCAATGAAGTCGCTGTCTCCCGAGACGGAGGTCGTCTGCGTGCAGCCGCACGGTGCGCCGGCCCTGACCCGCTCATGGCAGCAACAGCGTGTCGTCACCACCAGCTCGACAAGCACGATCGCCGACGGCGTTGCAGGGCGTTACCCCATCGCGGAAGTCCTGGCCGACCTGCTCGTCGTGGCCGACGATGCCGTCTTGGTCCGGGAAGAGTCGATCGTGACAGGCATGCGACTGCTGATGGAGCACGCAGGCCTCGTGGTCGAGCCAGCGGCCGCACTCGGCATCGCCGCGATCCTTGAAGCGCCCGAACGCTTCGCAGGCCAGCACGTCGTCACGATCGTGTGCGGCAGCAATGTCGACCCTGCCGCCTATCGTGGCTGGATCGATCCCGCGAGGCCGTGA
- a CDS encoding LUD domain-containing protein: MSQFDVLPDEQTVAATVSALESHGFTVEVVDDLTAARKAALAQIPHGARVWKNTSITLDETGISAEVDAPDGPYESVRLQMTAQNFATRQMKEIAVAPDYALGSVHAITQDGELLIGSASGSQFATVAWGADHVVLVAGLHKVVPDLDTARRRVREHSLPLENVRAQEAYGQNSRLNKTLEIYGDLPGRTHLVLIRQVIGY; encoded by the coding sequence ATGTCCCAGTTCGATGTTCTGCCCGATGAGCAGACGGTCGCCGCGACCGTGTCTGCACTGGAGTCGCACGGTTTTACCGTGGAGGTCGTGGACGATCTGACGGCCGCACGGAAGGCCGCGCTGGCCCAGATCCCGCACGGCGCCAGAGTCTGGAAGAACACCTCGATCACCCTCGACGAGACGGGCATCTCGGCCGAGGTCGATGCCCCGGACGGGCCGTACGAGTCGGTCCGCCTCCAGATGACCGCGCAGAACTTCGCCACCCGCCAGATGAAAGAGATCGCCGTCGCCCCGGACTACGCGCTCGGCAGCGTGCACGCCATCACCCAGGACGGCGAGCTCCTGATCGGCTCCGCCTCCGGCAGCCAGTTCGCGACCGTGGCCTGGGGAGCCGACCACGTGGTGCTGGTCGCCGGGCTGCACAAGGTCGTGCCCGACCTGGACACCGCGCGCCGCCGCGTACGCGAGCACAGCCTGCCGTTGGAGAACGTGCGAGCGCAGGAGGCGTACGGACAGAACAGCCGCCTCAACAAGACGCTCGAGATCTACGGCGACCTGCCCGGCCGCACGCACCTCGTTCTGATCCGTCAGGTCATCGGCTACTGA
- a CDS encoding Bax inhibitor-1/YccA family protein: protein MLRSSNPILSKQDAFTPAAPQYGQQQYGQNPYAQTDPYAQQPGYAPYGQPPVSAEPRMTFDDVITKTAVVMGVLVISAALAWMFVPPSLYMPALILSGLVGFGVVLLVSFRRNISPPLVFVYAAIEGVFIGMFSNIFNQIYPGIVMQAVIGTFAAAGVTLAAYRFFNIKVTPKFQKVVIIATIAFAVAMLINFIASLLGFNLGLRDGGTGPVSLLAVGFSILGCVLAVLNLVLDFDYIEKGVAMGAPASESWRGAFGLTVTMVWLYVEILRLLSYLRR from the coding sequence ATGTTGCGCAGTTCGAACCCGATCCTCTCCAAACAGGACGCGTTCACACCCGCAGCACCCCAGTACGGTCAGCAGCAGTACGGCCAGAACCCCTATGCCCAGACGGATCCGTACGCCCAGCAGCCGGGCTACGCGCCGTACGGGCAGCCGCCGGTCAGTGCCGAACCGCGGATGACCTTCGACGACGTCATCACCAAGACGGCCGTCGTGATGGGTGTGCTGGTCATCTCCGCCGCTCTGGCGTGGATGTTCGTCCCGCCGTCGCTCTACATGCCCGCCCTGATCCTTTCTGGTCTGGTCGGCTTCGGCGTCGTGTTGCTGGTCTCGTTCCGCCGGAACATCTCGCCGCCCCTGGTCTTCGTCTACGCGGCGATCGAGGGCGTGTTCATCGGCATGTTCAGCAACATCTTCAACCAGATCTATCCCGGCATCGTGATGCAGGCCGTGATCGGCACCTTCGCAGCAGCCGGCGTGACTCTGGCGGCGTACCGATTCTTCAACATCAAGGTCACCCCGAAGTTCCAGAAGGTCGTCATCATCGCCACGATCGCGTTCGCGGTGGCCATGCTGATCAACTTCATCGCCTCGCTGCTCGGCTTCAACCTCGGTCTCCGCGACGGCGGCACCGGCCCGGTCAGCCTGCTGGCCGTCGGCTTCTCGATTCTGGGCTGCGTGCTTGCGGTGCTGAACCTGGTGCTCGACTTCGACTACATCGAGAAGGGCGTGGCGATGGGTGCCCCGGCCAGCGAGTCCTGGCGTGGCGCCTTCGGCCTCACCGTCACCATGGTCTGGCTCTACGTCGAGATCCTGCGCCTGCTGTCCTACCTGCGCCGCTGA
- a CDS encoding MFS transporter translates to MTTGTTAATDLAVLRRRTLALLATGQILGGLGIGAAFSVGALAANKLAGASWSGMAATMSTLGAALLAVPLARLADRGGRRISLAAAALVAAGGVALCVLGMVLSSVVVLFVGLAGAGASTAASLQSRFAATDLAAPQTRGRDLSLVVWSTTVGAVIGPNLAEPGEVVGRALGLPQFAGVFVFAIVAQLAAALAYALFLRPDPLVLSRQLELSLAATTQASADQSADQPVSGQPAKDQGDLGLVRLAILATALSHATMVALMAMTPVHLVHGGATLSLVGLTLSLHIAGMFGLSPVFGILSDRLGRIPTILLGQAMLVAAALVTALGAQTHGLVMIGLTLLGLGWSASTVAGSALLSDAAPPAQRVRLQGRSDMLMSLAGAAGGALSGPMLALVGYPGLAWGLLLPIAVVVAAAMLSRPSRRWSGRTT, encoded by the coding sequence GTGACCACTGGGACGACCGCCGCCACCGATCTGGCCGTGCTGCGCCGGCGCACCCTCGCGCTGTTGGCGACCGGTCAGATCCTCGGCGGTCTGGGGATCGGAGCTGCGTTCAGCGTCGGGGCGCTGGCTGCCAACAAGCTTGCCGGTGCGAGCTGGTCGGGGATGGCTGCGACCATGAGCACCCTCGGTGCCGCGCTGTTGGCTGTGCCACTCGCCCGACTCGCCGATCGTGGCGGTCGTCGGATCTCCCTGGCCGCCGCTGCGTTGGTCGCTGCCGGCGGGGTGGCGCTGTGTGTGCTGGGGATGGTCCTGAGCTCGGTCGTGGTGCTCTTCGTCGGACTGGCCGGTGCCGGCGCCTCGACCGCCGCCAGCTTGCAGTCGAGGTTCGCGGCGACCGACCTCGCCGCACCGCAGACCCGCGGTCGAGATCTGTCGCTGGTGGTCTGGTCGACCACGGTCGGTGCGGTGATCGGGCCCAACCTCGCCGAGCCTGGCGAGGTCGTCGGCCGGGCCCTCGGTCTGCCGCAGTTCGCCGGCGTGTTCGTGTTCGCGATCGTCGCTCAGCTCGCGGCGGCATTGGCGTACGCGCTGTTCCTCCGACCGGATCCGCTGGTCCTCAGCCGGCAGCTGGAACTGAGCCTGGCGGCGACGACGCAAGCCAGCGCCGACCAGAGTGCTGACCAGCCGGTCAGCGGGCAGCCGGCGAAGGACCAGGGCGACCTCGGCCTGGTCCGGTTGGCGATTCTGGCCACGGCGCTCAGCCACGCGACGATGGTGGCGCTGATGGCGATGACCCCGGTGCACCTGGTGCACGGCGGGGCCACGCTGTCGCTCGTCGGTTTGACGCTCAGTCTGCACATCGCCGGCATGTTCGGTCTGTCCCCGGTCTTCGGCATCCTGTCCGACCGACTCGGCCGAATCCCGACCATCCTGCTCGGCCAGGCCATGCTGGTGGCCGCTGCCCTGGTGACCGCGCTCGGCGCCCAGACGCACGGCCTCGTGATGATCGGTCTCACCCTGCTCGGCCTCGGTTGGAGTGCCTCCACCGTCGCCGGCTCGGCTTTGCTCAGCGACGCGGCGCCACCTGCTCAGCGAGTCCGGTTGCAGGGCCGCAGCGACATGCTGATGAGCCTGGCCGGTGCCGCGGGCGGAGCGTTGTCCGGGCCGATGCTCGCCCTGGTCGGCTATCCCGGGCTGGCCTGGGGACTGCTGCTGCCGATCGCCGTCGTGGTGGCAGCCGCCATGCTCAGCCGCCCTTCTCGACGATGGTCGGGGCGGACCACCTAG